A genomic region of Corticium candelabrum chromosome 6, ooCorCand1.1, whole genome shotgun sequence contains the following coding sequences:
- the LOC134180735 gene encoding 52 kDa repressor of the inhibitor of the protein kinase-like — protein MAEPPKKKRKQLSIQLALGKKLESSDGSEATSYARSPFNEANGDAKENLHQDQEVHPTDTEMAQSSFKDPTYYIHRRISDDERLYLLKNKWIPPLLFKFPTRNGRKYNCRWEEDYSWLRYSSSKDAAFCSFCVLFAEQSTATQTTARCGFNAGSFHSSGFHDWKNATGLKRSAIRSHECSEMHKNSAAKARSLLNVAEGKSKDIQSSISTSHEVAIQKNRAIILSVIDLVIALGQRNVPFRGHNWDKQQRREDGNFDFFLNWKSTFDPVLQEHLLHGKKNAVYRSPDVQNEIIQLAGLEVRKKIVNDAKVSKWFSVMADECTDAAQLEQMAICIRFVDETSYKKFEVREEFIGFVELAVANAECISAAITDYLKECDLDIGLLRGQGYDGASVMSGRASGVSTRILQQQPRAFYQHCRSHKLNLVIASSCKQVPQIRDMFDSVGALTWFLGGSPKRKSILSRYLKIDDISEYLTAEFDEENVTTAEPQLSDVLVQKSAKKQLPVLCQTRWSARLATLSSMLAKYKAICHALEDIAIESSSSDSRTQATSYSRLLHSSQFIVSLVVAQFILSFCDPLTMVLQKPNCDVLKAFRKAKLLRSTIAAQRNEQQFGQVWRKAKAIAEELQTEIRMPRMTARSKHRSNAGVGTLESECPEAYFRRNVFYTFIDHTVTQLEERFPNSSEGMFLGFSLLPNFVLDLTTDDKEAITRFFSPDLPKPETFDTEILIWKSECSEVPRAERLNATLLDTLQLADKDFYPNVHAILKLLLTLPVGRNILCEWYSAIVFADARVSVLVSVQDARKTLCQRRM, from the exons ATGGCAGAGCCgccaaagaagaagagaaagcagCTGTCTATTCAGTTGGCCTTGGG AAAGAAGCTCGAGTCATCGGATGGATCTGAGGCCACGTCGTATGCTAGATCTCCTTTCAATGAAGCAAACGGCGATGCAAAGGAGAATCTTCACCAAGATCAAG AAGTACACCCAACTGATACAGAAATGGCACAGTCATCCTTCAAAGATCCCACATACTATATCCACAGGAGGATCAGTGATGATGAGAGACTTTATCTACTAAAGAATAAATGGATACCACCTCTTTTGTTCAAATTTCCCACTAGAAATGGCAGGAAATACAACTGTCGATGGGAAGAAGATTATAGTTGGCTTCGATACTCTTCTAGTAAAGATGCTGCTTTCTGTTCTTTTTGTGTACTGTTTGCTGAGCAATCAACTGCCACTCAAACCACTGCACGTTGTGGATTCAATGCAGGTTCCTTCCATTCATCAGGTTTTCATGATTGGAAGAACGCTACTGGGCTGAAACGTAGCGCAATACGTTCACATGAGTGCAGTGAAATGCACAAGAACTCAGCAGCAAAGGCTCGATCTTTGTTGAATGTTGCTGAAGGCAAGTCCAAGGACATCCAGTCATCCATTTCTACATCACACGAAGTTGCAATTCAGAAAAATCGAGCAATCATTTTATCTGTTATTGATTTAGTCATTGCCCTTGGTCAACGCAATGTACCATTTCGGGGTCATAATTGggacaaacagcaaagacgAGAAGACGGAAATTTCGATTTTTTCCTAAATTGGAAGTCAACATTTGACCCTGTACTTCAGGAGCATCTGTTGCATGGAAAGAAAAACGCTGTGTACAGGAGCCCAGATGTACAGAATGAAATTATACAGCTGGCTGGTTTGGAAGTGAGAAAGAAAATTGTAAATGATGCCAAAGTCAGTAAATGGTTTTCAGTGATGGCTGACGAATGCACTGATGCGGCACAATTAGAACAAATGGCAATATGCATTAGATTTGTAGACGAGACCAGCTACAAAAAGTTTGAAGTAAGAGAGGAGTTTATAGGGTTTGTCGAGCTTGCTGTTGCCAATGCTGAATGTATTAGTGCAGCTATTACAGACTATCTGAAGGAGTGTGACTTAGATATTGGATTGCTCCGTGGCCAGGGCTATGATGGAGCCTCCGTAATGTCTGGAAGGGCCTCAGGTGTGTCTACCAGAATTCTTCAGCAACAGCCAAGAGCATTCTACCAACATTGTCGGTCGCATAAATTGAACTTAGTCATAGCGTCTTCGTGCAAACAAGTACCACAAATTAGAGATATGTTTGATTCTGTAGGAGCTTTGACCTGGTTTCTTGGAGGAAGTCCAAAGCGGAAGAGCATTCTTAGTCGATACTTGAAAATTGACGATATATCTGAGTATCTTACAGCAGAATTTGATGAAGAGAATGTAACCACTGCTGAGCCACAACTCAGCGATGTCCTTGTTCAGAAGTCAGCAAAGAAGCAACTGCCTGTACTATGTCAAACCAGATGGTCTGCTAGACTAGCAACACTATCAAGCATGCTTGCTAAATACAAAGCAATATGTCATGCTCTGGAAGACATTGCTATCGAGAGTTCGAGTTCTGATTCAAGGACTCAGGCTACATCTTACAGCAGACTTCTACATTCTTCCCAGTTTATTGTTTCACTTGTGGTGGCTCAGTTTATACTCAGTTTCTGTGACCCGCTGACGATGGTTTTGCAAAAGCCCAACTGTGATGTACTAAAGGCATTTAGAAAGGCAAAGCTCTTGAGGTCAACAATTGCAGCACAACGAAATGAACAGCAGTTTGGGCAAGTGTGGAGGAAGGCCAAAGCAATCGCTGAAGAGCTCCAAACTGAGATTAGGATGCCTAGGATGACTGCCAGAAGTAAACACAGGAGTAATGCTGGAGTGGGTACATTAGAAAGTGAGTGCCCTGAAGCTTACTTTAGAAGAAATGTGTTCTACACTTTTATAGACCACACGGTAACGCAACTTGAAGAACGCTTTCCAAATTCTTCAGAGGGGATGTTTCTTGGGTTTAGTCTTCTTCCTAATTTTGTGCTTGACTTAACAACTGACGACAAAGAAGCTATCACAAGATTTTTCAGTCCAGACTTGCCGAAACCAGAAACTTTCGATACTGAGATACTCATTTGGAAGAGCGAATGCTCAGAAGTTCCAAGAGCGGAACGACTAAATGCCACATTACTTGACACGCTGCAATTAGCGGATAAAGACTTTTACCCGAACGTGCATGCGATACTCAAGCTATTGTTGACTCTACCAGTAGG ACGCAATATACTGTGTGAATGGTACAGTGCCATCGTCTTCGCTGACGCTCGTGTGAGCGTCCTTGTCAGCGTTCAGGACGCACGCAAgacgctgtgccagcgtcgtatGTGA
- the LOC134181377 gene encoding uncharacterized protein LOC134181377, translated as MRSLQGRGAGGWLETVPTSDKHALKQNEFRLASCLRLGVCLPFSQLLVKCECGAELDREGYHLITCKYGGGPVWTHNTLVSGWSECLSDLLICHQIEPRHRYIHTEDRPDITFYDVDSGTTKEIDVAMAHPWSKDTIKGASTTCGYAATKREARKEVKYRKESLPDGSKPFVTPLVFEHFGRWGPKAEEFLNELAKKSKDMLGRKNEAAFRSYWRRRFSVIIQKCNSRVVLRKLSRLSLNCLDGQDKLEMDKAIHSSIH; from the coding sequence ATGAGATCCttgcaaggacgaggggcgGGAGGATGGCTTGAAACAGTCCCCACTTCAGACAAGCACGCACTAAAGCAGAATGAATTTCGTCTAGCGTCTTGTCTGAggttgggtgtctgtctgccattcagtcagctccttgtaaaatgtgagtgtggagcagagctggacagagaaggatatcacttgattacatgtaagtatgggggaggtcctgtctggacgcacaacaccctagtttctggatggagcgagtgtctcagcgatttgctcatatgccaccagattgagccaagacacagatacatccacactgaagatagaccagacatcacattttacgacgtagactcaggaacaacaaaagagatagatgttgctatggctcatccctggagcaaagataccatcaagggagcgtccacgacatgtggatatgcagcaacaaaacgagaggcaaggaaggaagtaaagtatcgcaaagaatcattaccagatggttctaagccttttgttactcctctggtgttcgaacactttggtcgttggggacccaaagcagaggaatttttaaatgaacttgcaaagaagtccaaagacatgctgggaaggaaaaatgaagcagcgtttagaagctattggagaagaagattttctgtgattattcagaaatgtaacagtagagttgttttaagaaagctatctaggctttcattgaattgtttggatggacaagacaagctagagatggacaaagccattcatagttctattcattaa
- the LOC134181412 gene encoding transcription factor Adf-1-like: MEEKLIESVRKYGCLWQVKSREYKDLRLKENSWKEVSEETGLPAADCQKVWKRLRDKFVREEKKTKSMRSGDSGPPYSSLWEYFEVLSFLLDTIKHRQTVTNFSAPLDDGCVHDDDEEDNDDDSESIVAVDQFEHNQSMTTRQSTPSPSVPLSGGVVQTPMGEIRSNRGKGKKRKVDAEAVDLAMLQLINDQKSNPTEPSLDEEGLFGLHIAAKLRQLSDREKAIAEIKIEEILLEAKFGYQYQQSSHQYQH, encoded by the exons atggaagagaagcTTATCGAAAGTGTACGTAAGTACGGCTGCCTGTGGCAAGTAAAGTCCAGGGAGTATAAAGACCTGCGTCTGAAGGAGAACTCTTGGAAAGAGGTCTCGGAAGAAACTGGGCTCCCAGCGGCAGACTGCCAGAAAGTATGGAAACGTCTTCGCGACAAGTTCGTGAGGGAAGAGAAGAAAACTAAATCAATGCGTTCTGGAGACTCGGGACCTCCCTACAGCTCATTGTGGGAGTACTTTGAGGTTCTCAGCTTCCTCCTGGACACCATAAAACATCGCCA AACAGTTACCAACTTTAGTGCCCCCCTAGATGATGGTTGCgttcatgatgatgatgaggaggacaatgatgatgatagtgAGAG CATTGTAGCAGTAGACCAGTTTGAACACAACCAATCAATGACAACACGTCAGTCTACTCCGTCACCATCAGTGCCATTATCTGGAGGAGTAGTGCAAACACCTATGGGAGAAATTCGTTCCAACAGAGGCAAGGGCAAAAAGAGGAAGGTGGATGCTGAAGCTGTTGATTTAGCTATGCTTCAGTTGATCAACGACCAGAAGAGCAATCCTACTGAGCCATCGCTAGATGAAGAAGGGCTATTTGGATTACACATTGCAGCCAAACTAAGACAGTTGTCCGACCGTGAGAAAGCAATTGCGGAGATTAAAATCGAAGAAATACTATTGGAGGCAAAATTTGGCTACCAATACCAGCAAAGCAGCCACCAATACCAGCATTGA
- the LOC134180737 gene encoding uncharacterized protein LOC134180737 gives MDRKDLLLLLLVYRRRTRRAREASRRRRRKWVRTIFQRRREHGDYHNLLAEMRLQDAESHYRFLRMSRETFDALVAKVAPALKRRSYQSVYRPEISPGERLALTLRYLATGNSQVSVSFSFRVGRATVCHIIRETCAALWQVLQPEYVKGPSSEEDWKGIAREFSKLWNFPNCVGAIDGKHISIQAPASSGSSYYNYKGGHSVVLMAVCDAHYRFIFVDIGNSGRHSDGGVLSNSEFGRALDAGKLGLPSPTTLPGTAIEVPFAFVGDEAFPLQRNMLRPYPGRNLADPEAVFNYRLSRSRRVIENSFGILAARWRLFRRPIIASPDHVVLFTQAAIALHNYLRTTESTVYCPRGFSDAEDGAGNVTEGAWRSEVDGDNGLSRIGSVGSNMYSRSAATCRDTIRDYFMSSEGEVTWQYHHIHRTEY, from the exons ATGGATAGAAAAGACTTGCTCCTTCTACTGCTAGTGTACCGTAGGCGCACTCGAAGGGCTCGGGAAGCtagccgccgccgccgccgaaAATGGGTGAGAACCATTTTTCAAAGAAGGAGAGAGCACGGGGACTATCACAATCTGCTAGCAGAAATGAGGCTGCAGGATGCAGAGAGTCATTACCGCTTCTTGAGAATGTCTAGGGAAACTTTTGATGCTCTGGTAGCAAAGGTAGCTCCTGCTTTGAAAAGAAGATCATATCAAAGCGTCTATCGGCCGGAGATCTCACCTGGAGAAAG ATTGGCTTTGACTTTACGTTACTTGGCCACTGGCAACTCCCAAGTGTCAGTTTCTTTCAGCTTCAGAGTTGGCCGTGCAACTGTTTGCCACATCATTCGAGAAACATGTGCTGCACTGTGGCAAGTTCTTCAGCCTGAATATGTGAAAGGACCATCAAGTGAAGAGGATTGGAAGGGCATTGCCAGAGAATTTTCAAAGCTCTGGAATTTCCCAAACTGTGTGGGAGCTATTGATGGCAAACACATATCTATACAAGCTCCCGCTTCTTCGGGATCATCGTATTACAATTACAAGGGAGGACACTCAGTTGTTCTAATGGCAGTGTGCGATGCACATTACAGGTTTATTTTCGTCGACATTGGAAATTCTGGTCGACATAGTGATGGAGGTGTTCTTTCAAATTCAGAATTTGGCAGAGCACTAGATGCAGGCAAACTTGGCTTACCATCACCTACAACTCTACCCGGTACCGCCATTGAGGTACCATTTGCGTTTGTGGGAGACGAAGCTTTTCCACTTCAGCGCAATATGCTTCGTCCGTATCCTGGGAGAAATTTGGCTGATCCTGAGGCAGTGTTTAACTATCGCTTGAGCCGTTCCAGAAGAGTCATTGAGAACAGTTTTGGTATCCTGGCTGCCAGATGGCGTCTCTTTAGGAGGCCGATAATTGCTTCTCCAGATCACGTAGTGCTTTTCACCCAAGCAGCAATAGCCCTACACAACTACCTGCGAACTACTGAGTCAACAGTTTACTGCCCACGCGGATTTAGTGATGCAGAGGATGGAGCAGGGAACGTCACTGAAGGAGCCTGGAGAAGTGAGGTGGATGGTGATAATGGATTGAGCAGGATAGGCTCTGTAGGAAGCAATATGTATAGTAGATCTGCAGCTACATGTAGGGACACTATTCGCGACTACTTTATGTCCTCTGAAGGAGAGGTGACATGGCAGTACCACCACATCCATCGTACAGAATACTAG
- the LOC134181666 gene encoding uncharacterized protein LOC134181666: MFAEKSLNYTSVRTLVKGTKAAISSLRSQRGTFLQHLEEELPRLAEYGVQQPTDAQLNSFRLQIEQHYLTNGVQHLEQRLPHSGIISAFDVFAGNDFPDDQELISTHEDKDISTLAKHFSPNIINYSELLVEWPAFCYAVCMADSRNCTDTLKRLKQLNATEVTEQLITVQALRELYPNLSSLACIGLVIPTSTVDCEKGFSTVGRIKTQKRNRLSFPVLERLLYI, encoded by the coding sequence ATGTTTGCCGAAAAAAGCCTTAACTACACTAGTGTAAGAACCCTAGTAAAAGGAACAAAGGCAGCCATATCCTCGCTTCGAAGTCAAAGAGGGACATTTTTGCAACATTTGGAAGAAGAATTGCCGCGCTTGGCAGAATATGGAGTACAGCAGCCTACAGATGCACAGCTGAATTCTTTTCGCTTACAAATTGAGCAACACTATCTTACAAACGGAGTCCAGCATTTGGAACAGCGCCTTCCTCATTCAGGAATTATCAGTGCATTCGATGTGTTTGCAGGCAATGACTTTCCAGATGACCAAGAATTGATTAGCACACACGAAGATAAAGACATATCGACGCTGGCCAAGCACTTCAGTCcgaatattattaattatagcgAGTTACTAGTAGAGTGGCCGGCTTTCTGTTATGCAGTATGTATGGCTGATTCCAGAAACTGCACTGACACGCTAAAGAGACTAAAGCAGTTGAATGCAACTGAAGTCACAGAACAGTTGATTACCGTACAAGCTTTGCGTGAACTCTACCCAAATCTAAGCTCTCTTGCTTGCATTGGATTGGTAATTCCAACATCTACAGTTGATTGTGAAAAAGGGTTTTCTACAGTTGGTCGCATTAAGACACAGAAACGCAACCGTCTATCCTTTCCTGTGTTGGAGAGACTTCTTTACATCTAA
- the LOC134181378 gene encoding uncharacterized protein LOC134181378: MDALRSDFVTHDDKVRRLLIDVLPTRLPEMFPVFCDILKTVGQTHIVERLVTTGNTQEIRRSPQVVEGLGAATHVGGMEMLKDEEKKQIAVRRKKKRRRAGKQKKIISIAREETGRSCDGDGPLPSHSASHVFKQSLSLPSESTSNPWPSIRTNFTFLSQRLPMSPLFIGCLFEKQLLSEVEFKMLSDDHIVRELKIRFLLVDILPRKPFVVFTSFCEILHCVGLSHIADRLQENPVEVKLIPEVSVRRSEIESLQKEVELLLVQGADLDREKRAAVEVERQRADEAEVKAAKVESERKKEEVMRKGEQLTNLAMRLKFLPLEEIFDSLPSWTQWNVHMPHDSYPYNRMGEIEGRLVVGGYDGNLHVLTYKHDKWDKFVRKNGHIRNVVCHQDVCLVCVEDEDKHQCVIEQFHLNKDDKWRFLTVVPNELQLGGVSIALHDNSLYVVGGGNKSWEIVNTARVCDLHSGHWSKMDDMERKRFVCSSVIINNTVFVGGGETDGFYYSNIVECADVRVRKWRTIPSTTTARSTLTSVNNKLVGTGGMTQHMFGSPSNIVELYDERSTKWLPLLHMTHKRWAHAAFSTESGELITAGGLVAQSSIESVKCD; this comes from the exons ATGGACGCTCTTCGCAGCGACTTTGTCACTCATGACGACAAGGTTCGTCGTCTACTCATCGACGTGTTGCCGACGAGACTGCCAGAAATGTTTCCTGTCTTCTGCGACATCCTCAaaacagttggacagacacacattgtAGAAAGACTGGTGACAACGGGGAATACCCAGGAGATAAGGAGAAGTCCCCAAG TTGTTGAGGGACTAGGGGCTGCAACACATGTTGGAGGGATGGAAATGCTGAAAGATGAGGAGAAGAAACAGATAGCAGTGCGACGTAAGAAGAAAAGAAGGAGAGCAGGGAAACAGAAGaaaattatttctatagcAAGAGAAGAAACCGGTCGTAGTTGTGATGGAGATG GACCTTTACCTTCACATTCTGCATCTCATGTGTTTAAACAGTCTCTATCTCTACCATCTGAGTCGACGTCTAATCCTTGGCCTTCAATTCGTACAAACTTCACTTTCCTGTCTCAACGTTTGCCTATGAGTCCTCTCTTTATTGGTTGTCTTTTTGAAAAGCAATTGTTGTCAGAAGTTGAATTTAAGATGTTGAGTGACGACCACATTGTTCGTGAGCTGAAAATCCGTTTTCttttagttgacattttacCCAGAAAGCCGTTTGTCGTGTTTACATcattttgtgagattcttcACTGTGTGGGTCTGTCACACATTGCAGACAGATTACAAGAGAATCCCGTGGAAGTAAAACTCATTCCAGAAG TGAGTGTCAGACGATCAGAAATTGAGAGTTTGCAGAAAGAAGTCGAGTTGCTATTGGTTCAAGGGGCAGATTTGGACAGAGAAAAGAGAGCAGCAGTTGAAGTGGAGAGACAACGAGCTGATGAGGCTGAAGTAAAAGCGGCTAAAGTTGAGAGTGAaaggaagaaagaagaagtgaTGAGGAAAGGAGAGCAGCTCACCAATTTGGCAATGCGACTAAAGTTCCTTCCATTAGAAGAG ATCTTTGACAGTCTCCCATCATGGACACAGTGGAATGTACACATGCCTCATGACAGTTACCCATATAATAGAATGGGAGAGATTGAAGGCAGACTAGTGGTAGGAGGTTATGATGGCAATCTGCATGTTCTGACTTATAAACATGATAAGTGGGACAAGTTTGTCAGAAAGAATGGTCACATTAGGAATGTAGTGTGTCATCAAgatgtgtgtctggtgtgtgttgAGGATGAAGATAAACATCAGTGTGTGATTGAACAATTTCATTTGAATAAAGACGACAAATGGAGATTCCTCACGGTTGTACCAAATGAACTGCAGTTGGGTGGTGTATCTATTGCTCTCcatgacaactcactgtatgtggtgggAGGTGGGAATAAGTCATGGGAGATAGTGAAcacagcacgtgtgtgtgaccttcacAGCGGTCATTGGTCTAAGATGGATGACATGGAGAGAAAACGTTTcgtctgttcttctgttattataaacaacacagtgtttgtaggAGGAGGAGAGACTGATGGATTTTACTATAGTAACattgttgagtgtgcagatgttcgtgttagaaaatggagaacaatcCCCTCTACAACAACAGCTAGATCAACACTAACATCAGTCAATAACAAACTTGTGGGGACTGGAGGAATGACACAACATATGTTTGGTTCTCcttctaatattgtagaattatatgatgagaggtctaccaaatggcttcctcttctacacatgacacacaaacggtgggcacatgctgcattctcaactgAAAGTGgagaactcatcacagcaggaGGGTTGGTTGCTCAATCTTCAATAGAAAGTGTCAAGTGTGACTGA